GCCCAGCTACCTGCTATTCTCAGCTAGGTTGAGGTGACGTTTGATGTCTAGCAGCACCTCCTTGAGGAAGACCAGCCTCCTTTCCTCAAATTGCTGGCACTGTTCAAACACCTGCTCCATGCCCTCCATGTACTGGGGTGTGGTCTTGCCCACGTCATCCAGCACCTTCTCATACTTCTCCTGCATCTATAGGAACCAGGGCaaggcggggggtggtggtggtgagacccAGGCCTGCAGCTCCCAGCTGCCACCCACTCCAAGGGGCCCTGAGACCCCAGCCCGACCAGCACCTTCTGCACATCCTGCTTGCACTTGTCCACTTTGTCCTGCAGCTTCTTCTGCTGCTCGGGTGTGACCGACTGCTCCGTCTTGCTATTCATCTCCCGGGTCATGGCCAGCTTCTCCTCTTTGCAGGCCAGATGGTAGGCCTTCTTGGCTGCCTCTaactgtggggaggggggagagggggcagggtgTAAGCAGAAGCAAACGTGTTCACTCTCAACTCCTCCCACCTGCCCGCTCCACCGGGAGCTGTGAGCACACATTCTTAAAAGGCGGAAGGGATGCAGGCCCGGCTCCAGGTATTCAGGAGCAGCGCCCACCCATCTGTGCATTTCCCTGCACTGCCTGCCCCTGTGGACTCCCTCCCGTCGGGCACTGCAGGGCCTGCCCCATCTGTGGGTGTTTCTTTCTGGCAGGCAGTGCTGCTCCCCTGTGGGCCCAATACCAGCGGGCAGTGCACTGCCTGCCACATCCGTAGAGATCCTCCCTCTGATCAGTCTGCCCCTCTTGAGCCCAGCTGCCCAGCCTCGCCCCTTCCGTGGCAGCCGCCCACCAGGCACCTCCTTTATCTTCTTGGCCCAGGGCTTCTGGGCCTTGCGGAAGCCGTCTTCAGCCTCCTTGGTCTCCTTGAAGCCGCCCATGATCTGCTTGTGATAGGCATCCTTCTGCCAGTTCTTGACCTTCTCCAGGTCCTCGTTTAGCAGGCTGTTCTTCACCTCCTGGTGCAGTTCGCTCACCTTGTCCGCCTCCGTCATCATGGCACCCCAGGCCCGCTCCAGGCTGCCATACTGTGGGCCTGAGGAAATGGCCATGCGGTCACCGGGTCCTCATTACCCCCGGCCCAGAGGCCCGCCTCACGCCTCCTTTTTCTGAGGCTTTCCCCATACTTCCCATGGCAGCAGAAATGCCCTCCTCTGCTCTCCCTATAGTTTTATCCATCTTCCAGGGCCGAAGAACAGccacctccttcaggaagccttttCTGAGTACTCTATCCTCACACACCTCGGCCTCCAGCCCTCATGAATTGTTCTTACAGCGTCCGTCTCTGGGCCTACTCCCTGTCTCCCCCATCAGCTTGTGAGCCCCATGGGCGGCAGCCTGGACCCCCATGAGCTCTCACAAGCCAGCACAGCACCAGGCACACAGTCGGTGCTCCAGGAATGTTGACTGAACGTAAAACTGAAGAACCAACTGGTGACAGATAACAGGAAGCCACTGGGACCAGACATCCCACAGGATCTGGACCAGCAAGAACAATTGCTATAATAAAATTTGCATATGGGCCACATTAAACGCCCTGAATTTGATAGTTGAACTATGGTTATATAAACAAATGTTCTTATTCTTTGGTGTTACATGAAGAATTTAGGGTGAAGGGGCATGTCTCTAACTTAAATGGTTTGGAAAAGATATGCCTATAAATAGAGAGGGAGTGAGAAAACAAACGTAGTAAAATGTGAGCTGGTGAGTCTGGGTGAAAGGTATGTAATTCTCTGTACTGTTCTAGCAACTGTTCTCTAagcttaaattatttcaaaataaaaagttgtttttaatcCAACCTAAAATTGCAGAAAGTAGAGCTGACCGGGGACAGGGGAGGCCTGCGTGGTTTGGGAGGGGAAATGTGCAGGGCAGGGCCCGGCGACTGGGGGGTGCAGGTGCATCCAGAGGCAGGGCGCTCCCGGGACCCAGACAGTGGGGGACCGGTTAGCGCCTGGGGTGTGCGCACGGGCTGGGcatggggcaggagggggaggggcacctTTCTCGATGAGCTGGCGCCAGCGCTTGGCCCAGTCGGTGAGCTGCTGCGCATACGCCTTCTCGATCTTGGCGCGCTCCTGCACGCAGTTCATCAGGTCGTTGCACAGCCGGTGCCCGTCATCGATGCGCTTCACCGTCCGCTTGTAGTTCCCCACCTGGCGGCCGAGCAGCGAGCACGACTCCCGCGGGCTCCCCGCCTCGCCCGCCCGGCCGCCCTGGCCACCCTGTCCTGCAGGGGGCGCCCGCTGGGCCACCCCGCGCTCACACCCAGGGGGCTCTGCACCCTCTCGCTGATGGAGGCTTGGACACCCCCCTCACACCCCACCGTCTATACACTCCCTCATCCCACTTTAAACAGAATTTCCTCACTGCCACCAAGTGCAGAAGGATATTTATAATTTGGACTTAGACTCAAATGAATTATTCATTTTGTACTTGCCGTGGTAAATCTATCATATTTATATAGACTCATATAAGCGTTGAGCTGAGCTGCAGCTTCTTGACATAATATTATGTTTTGTAGACATCTCATTAAACACTTATTAATTTAGGTTTGGCAGTTTTCACTTTGGGTTTTGGAAGCCGATGGAAAATTTCTTTCTGGGTCTCAAATATTTTGGGAGGCTCCTGCAATGCTGGCTCCACCTCTTTGTCGCTGCGGGGCTCCCTGAACTCGTAACACTTCTCTGTGACCAGTGCTCCGCCCCCTGCCCACTGCATAGGGTAGGAGGCGGGGCACAGCTGTGAAAGGCCACGTAAGCTGTAAAGTGCTGCACCTGCCTGCGTGAAGCACGAGGAGTCTGAGCCGGCGCCCCCAGAGCAGAGGGTCAGGAGGGCCCTGTTCTGCATCATAAATTCCACAGGATCTctccaggggcagctgtggggCAGAGGGGCTCTGGGCTCAATGGTCTGTAGGAACCACTTGGTGGCAACAACTGCCCGCTGGACATGGAGGGCTTTGGAGGGGTCCGTGGGGCTGGGGAGCAAGATCTGAGGTCACGGGTGGGTGGGAGCCTGGGCCTCCACGCAGCCAGGCTGCCTGGTCCCCAGGACCTGGGGAGCATCTAAGCCTCACCTCCCAGAAGCTGTCGGTGGTCTCCTCCGGAGCTAGCGAGGCCTCGTCGTAGGAGCCAGACATGGTGTGGCCGTTGCTGTGGACAGGTGTGGAGCGGCGGTCAGCAGGCCGGCTGCTCATGCgctgggagggcaggagagagatCCTGGAGATGAGGGCAGCTCCCCGCATGCCCCATTCCAGGCCTGGGGCGCCAACTTGCTGTGGGCCTCGCGATGGATGGGGGCTCAGAGACTGGCTCCCCATCCCTAGGGTAACCCCAAGAGCCACCCTGTAGCACCCCTCATGCCCACCTCCCGGTCTCTCCGCCATAAGCTCTTCACTCCACATCctgtccttcccctctcccctaaGTCCGTCATCCAGCTCAAGCGTGGGCACCTCTTCTCAGAAGCCTGCTGCAACCACCAGAACCAT
This genomic interval from Balaenoptera ricei isolate mBalRic1 chromosome 11, mBalRic1.hap2, whole genome shotgun sequence contains the following:
- the PACSIN1 gene encoding protein kinase C and casein kinase substrate in neurons protein 1, producing MSSRPADRRSTPVHSNGHTMSGSYDEASLAPEETTDSFWEVGNYKRTVKRIDDGHRLCNDLMNCVQERAKIEKAYAQQLTDWAKRWRQLIEKGPQYGSLERAWGAMMTEADKVSELHQEVKNSLLNEDLEKVKNWQKDAYHKQIMGGFKETKEAEDGFRKAQKPWAKKIKELEAAKKAYHLACKEEKLAMTREMNSKTEQSVTPEQQKKLQDKVDKCKQDVQKMQEKYEKVLDDVGKTTPQYMEGMEQVFEQCQQFEERRLVFLKEVLLDIKRHLNLAENSSYVQVYRELEQAIRGADAQDDLRWFRSTSGPGMPMNWPQFEEWNPDLPHTTTKKEKQSKKAEGVVLTNAAGMVESTSQAGDRGSVSSYDRGQTYATEWSDDESGNPFGGNEANGGSNPFDEDAKGVRVRALYDYDGQEQDELSFKAGDELTKLGEEDEQGWCRGRLDSGQLGLYPANYVEAI